The proteins below are encoded in one region of Reichenbachiella sp. 5M10:
- a CDS encoding AraC family transcriptional regulator — MAKQTFAVSSDSPILDTCEGTSSYTGVRDNCTLKTISLPEQLIINKGSSVVAFDYQVEQESTKQQVNLSMNTFSFLTEGNKEVYSDTKFSAISNSEFLLMKSGKCLMTEKFTDTLKRYRSILFFFTDEALLRFIRKYSIVLSKMTERKSVQSIKYDDYLRSFAKSLAHLVNLSSVHRDKVLQVKFEELMLYLIDKEGVELLSSFVISTNEHEHHFQEIVENNKLNRLTINELAFLCNMSISTFKRTFERQFHTSPSKWFQERRLEYAALLLKSEGKRPTDIYLQVGYDSLTNFIQAFKSKYGMTPKQYQLD, encoded by the coding sequence ATGGCTAAACAGACTTTTGCAGTATCGAGCGATTCGCCTATCTTAGATACCTGTGAGGGCACATCGTCCTACACAGGCGTTAGAGACAATTGCACCTTGAAAACAATCTCCCTTCCAGAACAATTAATTATCAATAAAGGCTCAAGCGTTGTAGCCTTCGATTACCAAGTGGAGCAAGAATCGACCAAACAGCAAGTAAACCTATCTATGAATACCTTCAGTTTCCTGACCGAAGGGAATAAAGAGGTTTACTCAGATACGAAATTTAGTGCCATTTCGAATAGCGAATTCCTTTTAATGAAGTCAGGTAAGTGCCTTATGACGGAGAAATTTACCGATACGCTGAAAAGGTATAGAAGCATTCTTTTCTTTTTCACGGATGAAGCTCTGCTACGCTTTATAAGGAAATACTCTATTGTGCTATCCAAGATGACAGAAAGGAAATCAGTTCAATCCATTAAATATGATGATTACCTACGATCTTTTGCTAAGAGTCTTGCTCACCTAGTCAACCTATCTTCTGTTCACAGGGATAAAGTTCTACAAGTAAAGTTTGAGGAGCTCATGCTGTATCTGATTGATAAGGAGGGGGTGGAATTACTCTCTTCATTCGTAATTAGTACAAACGAACATGAACATCACTTTCAGGAAATAGTGGAAAACAACAAGCTCAACCGACTAACAATCAATGAACTCGCCTTCTTGTGCAACATGAGTATATCTACTTTTAAGCGAACATTTGAGAGACAATTTCATACTTCTCCAAGTAAATGGTTTCAGGAAAGAAGGTTAGAATATGCCGCCTTGTTACTTAAAAGCGAGGGAAAAAGACCCACCGATATTTATTTACAAGTTGGCTATGATTCACTGACCAACTTTATTCAAGCCTTCAAATCCAAGTATGGAATGACTCCAAAGCAATATCAATTGGATTGA
- a CDS encoding ATP-binding protein, translating into MNEFEAFDPLKAKGNADTDVAALAQKREINNILSSYVGWYDPFCELIQNSLDSVELRNKSEDNSYSPEIWITVNIQDNSLTVTDNGVGLKEDEFKQFLCPDISFKSGDTRGHKGVGATYLAYGFNFIQVATKTSDFSAIGKMEDARKWLNDQNPSGNPKIKPDTSGSKDSNFENLDRGVSIYLKFDKQTHPKDLKWIVASEAESWEKILSIKTGIGAFIENNKIKVHIKVIDRNGKETETTKEGTKYFSPHEHVKKSASVSELKAKELELFQKKGANFSMPSKFKNLDSIYQKWNAEEILALEKAKEIRLTEDEKEILKSHTPQIYVVYVYSLKIWEAINNSLNIRSGQSLAYGGIQIGANNMPQGETIQIPLNRNIGRQNQIHVFIHFDNCSPDLGRKGFQSEFVDFAKEISKKIADGPLLKIKKYLKTNTGSTPNLTREAKVEDWKKEMEEHETNKPLLIQNPNFFLPSREIAITSIPTREQDVIALFNQLLAGGVIRGIRVMSTNERLTYDGLVRVIIDPPKEHHLYNEETNPLGVLEENVEGINLPFKSSPRILEYKFSLDGLIEDIENGNKNSNDVSIVVCWETGKEYEQNYSITSLINPDNLSLREYHGITHTMTNISSGQKEMDLIVLSELIDFLNDPDSAIEFQEEKYEE; encoded by the coding sequence ATGAATGAATTTGAAGCATTTGACCCATTAAAGGCTAAAGGAAACGCTGATACGGATGTAGCTGCATTAGCCCAAAAGAGAGAAATCAATAATATCTTAAGTTCTTATGTGGGATGGTATGATCCGTTTTGTGAGTTAATTCAAAACTCTCTGGACTCAGTTGAACTAAGAAATAAATCAGAGGACAATAGTTATTCTCCTGAAATTTGGATAACCGTTAACATTCAAGACAACTCACTTACTGTTACGGACAATGGTGTAGGTTTAAAAGAAGATGAATTCAAACAGTTTCTTTGTCCAGATATTTCTTTTAAATCTGGGGATACTCGTGGGCACAAAGGAGTTGGTGCAACGTATTTAGCATATGGATTCAACTTTATTCAAGTGGCTACTAAAACCTCAGATTTCAGTGCAATTGGCAAAATGGAAGATGCGCGAAAATGGTTAAATGACCAGAACCCCTCTGGAAACCCCAAAATTAAACCGGACACAAGCGGCTCTAAAGACTCTAATTTCGAAAATCTTGACAGAGGTGTTTCTATTTATTTAAAGTTTGATAAACAAACTCATCCTAAAGATTTAAAATGGATTGTTGCTTCAGAAGCTGAATCTTGGGAAAAAATTTTATCAATAAAAACTGGTATTGGTGCTTTCATAGAAAACAACAAAATCAAGGTTCATATAAAAGTTATAGACAGAAATGGTAAAGAAACAGAAACTACCAAAGAAGGGACTAAATACTTTTCACCTCATGAACATGTTAAAAAATCCGCGTCAGTATCCGAATTAAAAGCTAAAGAACTTGAGCTCTTCCAAAAGAAAGGCGCCAACTTTAGTATGCCTTCAAAGTTTAAGAATCTGGATTCAATATATCAAAAATGGAATGCCGAAGAAATTCTTGCTTTGGAGAAAGCTAAAGAAATTCGATTAACAGAGGATGAAAAAGAAATCTTAAAATCCCATACACCTCAAATATATGTAGTGTATGTTTATTCATTGAAGATTTGGGAAGCCATCAACAATTCTTTAAATATCAGAAGTGGGCAATCATTAGCGTATGGAGGAATTCAAATAGGAGCTAATAATATGCCACAAGGAGAGACCATCCAGATACCTTTAAATAGAAATATTGGACGTCAAAATCAGATTCATGTGTTCATTCATTTTGACAATTGTAGCCCAGATTTAGGTCGCAAAGGGTTTCAGAGTGAATTTGTTGATTTTGCAAAAGAAATTTCGAAGAAAATAGCAGATGGACCTCTCCTTAAAATTAAGAAGTATCTAAAAACAAATACTGGAAGTACACCTAATCTAACAAGGGAAGCAAAAGTTGAGGATTGGAAAAAGGAAATGGAGGAACACGAAACTAACAAACCCTTATTGATTCAAAATCCGAATTTTTTCCTTCCTTCTCGAGAGATTGCCATTACTTCTATACCAACTCGTGAACAAGATGTCATTGCACTTTTTAATCAGCTATTAGCTGGTGGTGTGATACGTGGAATACGTGTAATGTCTACGAATGAGAGATTAACTTATGATGGTTTGGTACGCGTCATTATTGACCCTCCAAAAGAACACCATTTGTATAATGAAGAAACGAATCCTTTGGGAGTCCTGGAAGAAAATGTTGAAGGAATTAATTTACCTTTCAAAAGCTCACCAAGGATACTTGAATATAAGTTCTCCCTTGATGGTTTAATTGAGGACATTGAAAATGGAAACAAAAATTCAAATGATGTAAGTATTGTGGTTTGTTGGGAAACGGGAAAAGAATATGAACAGAATTATTCCATTACATCTTTAATAAACCCTGACAATTTAAGTTTAAGAGAATATCACGGTATAACCCACACTATGACCAACATAAGTTCAGGACAGAAAGAAATGGATTTGATAGTCCTGAGTGAACTTATCGATTTTCTTAACGATCCTGATTCAGCCATTGAATTTCAGGAAGAAAAATATGAAGAATAA
- a CDS encoding acetyltransferase, giving the protein MIQYKIDNIRKEEYQEVVNVWEASVRATHDFLKEEDIEYFKPLILNTYLDAVDLRCVRNEKEEIIGFSGVADGNLEMLFIHPDVRGNGIGKVLLEYSIKEHKVTKVDVNEDNKQAVGFYEKFGFKTYERSELDSSGKPYPTLHMKLEK; this is encoded by the coding sequence ATGATACAATACAAAATTGATAACATCAGAAAAGAAGAATATCAGGAAGTTGTAAATGTTTGGGAAGCCTCAGTTAGAGCAACTCATGATTTTTTGAAAGAGGAGGATATTGAATATTTCAAACCCTTGATTTTAAACACATACCTTGATGCGGTTGACTTGAGATGTGTCAGGAACGAAAAAGAAGAAATAATAGGGTTTAGTGGCGTTGCTGATGGTAATCTTGAGATGCTATTTATACACCCAGATGTAAGAGGAAATGGTATCGGGAAAGTACTTTTAGAATATTCAATCAAAGAACATAAAGTTACAAAAGTTGACGTGAATGAAGATAATAAACAGGCTGTTGGATTTTATGAGAAGTTTGGATTTAAAACATATGAACGTTCAGAGTTAGATTCATCAGGAAAACCTTATCCGACTTTACATATGAAACTAGAGAAATAA
- a CDS encoding YbhB/YbcL family Raf kinase inhibitor-like protein: protein MKKIILSVAFGIITQVSFSQSTFTLSSQNLGGQATLTEEFNGFGCVGKNESPQLTWKNAPAGTQSFAVTMYDPDAPTGSGWWHWVMFDIPSDINELVSNAGNVSADLAPKNAIQSITNYGAKGYGGPCPPEGHGLHKYVITVYALKTAKLGLDENTNPAIVGYYLWSNTIAKASIITYYQREKK from the coding sequence ATGAAAAAGATAATCTTATCGGTTGCCTTTGGCATCATCACTCAAGTGTCATTTAGCCAATCAACATTTACTTTGTCAAGTCAGAATCTCGGAGGACAAGCAACTTTAACAGAAGAGTTTAATGGTTTTGGTTGTGTAGGCAAGAACGAGTCGCCTCAATTAACATGGAAGAATGCTCCTGCAGGAACTCAAAGCTTTGCCGTGACGATGTATGATCCAGATGCTCCAACAGGAAGTGGGTGGTGGCATTGGGTAATGTTTGATATCCCGTCGGATATAAACGAATTAGTTAGTAATGCTGGAAATGTCTCGGCCGACCTTGCGCCAAAAAATGCTATTCAAAGTATCACCAATTATGGAGCTAAAGGATATGGCGGTCCTTGCCCACCCGAAGGTCATGGACTACATAAATATGTAATTACCGTATATGCCTTGAAAACAGCAAAGCTAGGCTTAGATGAAAACACAAATCCGGCAATAGTAGGATACTATCTATGGAGCAATACTATAGCGAAAGCAAGTATAATCACCTACTATCAAAGAGAGAAAAAGTAA